ACTCCGCCTGCTCCACCAACCGGCGGAAATTCTGCTTGTGCAGGCGACGCCCGGAAATCGCCTCGACCGTGCTTTGCAGCTCGGTTAGGGTGAAACTGCCCGGCATCAGCTCGAACACGACCGGGCGATATTTCAATTTGGCCCGCATTCGCGAAATAGCCGTGGCGAGAATGCGGCGATGATCCATTTGCAGCGGCTGACCGAACAGCAATCCCTCGGCAGTTGAAGGCGACAGACCCCGGTCCCGATAATGCTCTTCCACCAGCCCCGCTTCATAGAGCAGCTCATAGCGGTCGAGCACCCGTTCCTCATCCCACACAGCTCCATCAAGTCCGAAGGACAGGCGTAGGCGCTGCTTTGGGCTGAGGCCCTTGTTGCCATCATCTGACGCCCCTTTTGCCCATTGCTGCAGAGCTGGCAAAATCTGGGAATCCAACAGGGCCGGGCGGGCCTCACGCCAATCTTCCCAAGGGAAATAGCGATACCAGCTGTGCCATCGCCCTCCGACAGGGGCCTGCAAATCACTGCGTTCCTCTGCCGCACTGTCATCCCTGTCCCGATAGAGCTGGGTGAGCGCCAGATATCCAATGGATACTTCGTGCGGACTGTTGCTGCCTTCCTCGGTGCGCCGTCCCCTGTCCCCAAAGGTATAGAGCTGTTCCACATAGCCAAGCTTAAGGCCCGTTTGTTGTTCAACCCAGCTGCGCAGACCGGTTTCCAGTGTGCGGTGGTGCAAAGGGTCGAACGGGCCAAAGGGAAGGCCACCACGTCTTTCTTTGTCATCTTGGTGGAGTGGAACAGCGGCAGGGGGTTTTGCTGGCTGACCGACCAATGCCGGATCGACCTCCAGAATCAACGGCATGGTGCCATGCATGGCGATGATTGCTGCATTCAAACCCACCGAAATCGGATGGGTCGGTGAAGAAGGGACTGGATTGGTCACAATGCGTATGGCCTCTTGCATATGCGATCCGCCCAGCGCCGAAGCGGGGCGAATCCATATCCCAAACTATAAGCAAAAGCATGGGCAGGAAAAGGCAAAGATCGATGATCAGCTCATACGGTGGATGCGAGCAAAGGAGCTTGGGCATCTGCTGCCGAGGCGATTGTTACACCCGATGCCGGAATGTGTGGCATGGCAAAGATATTGCCTTCATAACAATCCGCACCGCGACCAATCGATTCAATCGCATCGACCATGCGTCCGTCGCGCCCCATCAACGCATCGGCCAGTGCGATCAGATGC
This genomic stretch from Cohaesibacter intestini harbors:
- a CDS encoding NUDIX hydrolase, which gives rise to MQEAIRIVTNPVPSSPTHPISVGLNAAIIAMHGTMPLILEVDPALVGQPAKPPAAVPLHQDDKERRGGLPFGPFDPLHHRTLETGLRSWVEQQTGLKLGYVEQLYTFGDRGRRTEEGSNSPHEVSIGYLALTQLYRDRDDSAAEERSDLQAPVGGRWHSWYRYFPWEDWREARPALLDSQILPALQQWAKGASDDGNKGLSPKQRLRLSFGLDGAVWDEERVLDRYELLYEAGLVEEHYRDRGLSPSTAEGLLFGQPLQMDHRRILATAISRMRAKLKYRPVVFELMPGSFTLTELQSTVEAISGRRLHKQNFRRLVEQAELVEPTGASATATGGRPAKLFRFRRSVMAERPAPGLRLGSSGSSGGV